The Hymenobacter oligotrophus genome has a window encoding:
- a CDS encoding O-methyltransferase: MYHADELQQYADDHTSPEPPLLGRLVRETHLQTLMPRMLSGHYQGRLLSMLSQMVQPRRVLELGTFTGYSALCLAEGLAPDGELHTVEQNPELRSRVERYVEQAGLGGRVHLYIGDAEQVIPTLAETWDMVFIDADKIRNRVYYELVLPQVRMGGFILIDNVLWSGKALPSYPLKPADKDAHAVRDFNDFVQQDERVENVFLPIRDGLFLVRKR; this comes from the coding sequence ATGTACCACGCCGACGAACTTCAGCAATACGCCGACGACCACACCTCGCCCGAGCCGCCGCTGCTTGGCCGCTTGGTGCGCGAAACGCATTTGCAAACCCTGATGCCGCGCATGTTGTCGGGGCACTACCAGGGTCGGCTGCTGAGCATGCTAAGCCAAATGGTACAACCGAGGCGCGTGCTGGAACTGGGCACGTTTACGGGCTACTCGGCCCTATGCCTAGCCGAAGGCTTGGCACCCGACGGCGAGCTGCACACCGTGGAGCAAAACCCCGAGCTACGCAGCCGCGTGGAGCGCTACGTGGAGCAAGCGGGCCTAGGTGGCCGCGTGCACCTGTACATCGGCGACGCCGAGCAGGTAATTCCGACGTTGGCCGAAACCTGGGATATGGTGTTCATCGACGCCGACAAAATTCGCAACCGCGTGTACTACGAGCTGGTGCTGCCGCAAGTGCGTATGGGCGGGTTTATTCTCATCGACAACGTGCTGTGGAGCGGCAAGGCCTTGCCCTCTTACCCGCTCAAGCCAGCCGATAAAGACGCCCACGCCGTGCGCGACTTCAACGACTTTGTGCAGCAGGATGAGCGCGTCGAGAATGTGTTTTTGCCCATCCGCGACGGATTATTTTTGGTGCGCAAACGGTAG
- a CDS encoding YDG/SRA domain-containing protein has translation MAQPQFGHVGSYLPGDTFRSRLELRLSGMHRPVRAGIAGSQHTGAESIVMSQVYEDDVFTEDEIIYTGQGGRDPKSGHQVSDQVLNDRNLALVKSTETGLPVRVFRKVLDELSNELVFRYEGLYRVVGHAFETGKSGKGVWQFRLVPFQA, from the coding sequence ATGGCGCAGCCGCAGTTCGGTCATGTGGGTTCGTATTTGCCCGGCGACACGTTTCGCTCCCGGCTCGAGCTGCGCTTGTCGGGCATGCACCGGCCGGTGCGGGCGGGCATTGCCGGCTCGCAGCACACCGGCGCCGAGAGCATCGTGATGTCGCAGGTGTACGAGGACGACGTGTTCACCGAAGACGAAATCATCTACACCGGCCAGGGCGGCCGCGACCCAAAATCGGGGCACCAAGTGTCAGATCAAGTGCTGAACGACCGTAACCTAGCCTTGGTGAAGAGCACCGAAACCGGCCTGCCCGTGCGCGTTTTTCGGAAAGTGCTTGATGAGCTTAGCAACGAGCTGGTGTTTCGCTACGAGGGATTATACCGCGTCGTCGGCCATGCTTTCGAAACCGGCAAATCGGGCAAAGGCGTGTGGCAGTTTCGGCTGGTGCCGTTTCAAGCTTGA
- a CDS encoding M16 family metallopeptidase → MLEYDFYELPNGIRVLHKQVPHTKVAHCGFLLDIGSRDERPEQYGLAHFWEHMAFKGTEKRRSIHILNRLEAVGGELNAYTTKEKICFYASLLSTHFERAFELLTDLTFNSVFPVKEIEKERGVILEEMSMYVDTPEDAIIDDFDGVVYGEHSLGHNILGTRESVSAFQQQDFFRFLQENLRTDRLVFSSVSNLPFKQVRRLADKYLAPLPAQLGARPRLPFADYKPKHQTEQKPITQAHSLIGCPAYALPDARRLPFFMLTNILGGPGMNSRLNLAVREKYGFVYSIDANYAPYTDTGLFGIYFATEKARLERTTQLVLRELRLLREKPLTTAQLHMAKEQLMGQLAMAEESNGGMMQLLGKSTLDLGRVESLNEIFERIREVTSPELQDLANEVLREDQLSVLQYVPESKIGTSQGR, encoded by the coding sequence ATGCTCGAATACGATTTTTACGAGTTACCCAACGGCATTCGGGTGCTGCACAAGCAAGTGCCGCACACCAAAGTAGCCCACTGCGGTTTCCTACTCGATATTGGCTCGCGCGACGAACGCCCCGAGCAGTACGGCTTGGCGCACTTCTGGGAGCACATGGCCTTCAAAGGCACCGAAAAGCGCCGCTCCATTCACATTCTCAACCGCTTGGAAGCCGTGGGCGGCGAGCTGAACGCCTACACCACCAAGGAGAAAATCTGCTTTTACGCTTCGCTGCTGAGCACGCACTTCGAGCGGGCGTTCGAGCTGCTGACTGACCTTACCTTCAACTCGGTGTTTCCGGTGAAGGAAATTGAGAAAGAGCGCGGCGTGATTCTGGAGGAAATGTCGATGTACGTCGACACGCCCGAGGACGCTATCATCGACGATTTCGACGGGGTGGTGTACGGCGAGCACTCCCTAGGTCACAACATCCTGGGTACGCGCGAGAGCGTATCGGCCTTTCAGCAACAAGACTTTTTCCGGTTTCTGCAGGAAAACCTGCGCACCGATCGGCTGGTGTTTAGCTCGGTGAGCAACCTGCCGTTTAAGCAAGTAAGGCGCTTGGCCGATAAATACTTGGCGCCGCTGCCGGCCCAATTGGGTGCGCGCCCGCGCCTGCCCTTCGCCGACTACAAGCCCAAGCACCAAACCGAGCAAAAGCCCATTACGCAGGCCCATTCGCTTATCGGCTGCCCGGCTTATGCCTTGCCCGATGCGCGCCGCCTGCCCTTTTTCATGCTCACCAACATCCTAGGTGGGCCGGGCATGAACTCGCGCCTGAACCTGGCCGTGCGCGAGAAGTACGGCTTTGTGTACAGCATCGACGCCAACTACGCGCCCTACACCGACACGGGGTTGTTCGGTATTTACTTCGCTACCGAAAAAGCCCGCCTCGAGCGCACCACCCAGCTAGTGCTGCGCGAGCTGCGCCTGCTGCGCGAAAAGCCCCTGACTACCGCGCAGCTGCACATGGCCAAAGAGCAGCTGATGGGCCAGCTGGCCATGGCCGAAGAAAGCAACGGCGGTATGATGCAGCTGCTGGGCAAGAGCACCCTCGACCTAGGCCGCGTGGAGTCGCTCAACGAAATATTCGAGCGAATCCGGGAAGTAACCTCGCCGGAGCTGCAAGACCTCGCCAACGAAGTGCTGCGCGAAGACCAGCTCAGCGTGTTGCAGTACGTGCCCGAATCGAAGATCGGCACCAGCCAAGGCCGCTAA
- a CDS encoding glycosyltransferase family 9 protein yields MQSPAANQAILLIQTAFIGDVILATALLERLHETEPDTPVDVLVRRGNEGLLKGHPHVRQVLVWDKKNEKYGGLWRLLQQVRATHYGRVINLQRFASTGFLTAFSGARQRIGFDKNPLSFLFTHRLPHGFAPGVHEVSRNLSLLEPGIPAPLTRPRLYPTAADEAAAATYSEAGPYICIAPTSVWFTKQFPREQWAKLLRALPAHYTVYLLGGPPDAAECQDLLEKAGRPRVINLAGKLSLLASAALMRGAVLNYVNDSAPQHLASAVDAPTCAVFCSTVPYFGFGPLSSFARVVEIAEELECKPCGLHGYRKCPLGHFRCAHGIETQQLLGVLAEAEAWAAPVAAAR; encoded by the coding sequence ATGCAAAGCCCAGCCGCTAACCAAGCCATTTTGCTGATTCAGACCGCCTTTATCGGCGATGTGATTTTGGCTACGGCATTGCTCGAGCGCCTGCACGAAACCGAGCCCGATACGCCCGTGGACGTGCTCGTGCGCCGCGGCAACGAAGGTTTGCTGAAAGGCCACCCGCACGTGCGGCAGGTGCTGGTGTGGGATAAGAAGAACGAAAAATACGGGGGCTTGTGGCGCCTGCTCCAGCAAGTGCGCGCTACCCACTATGGGCGCGTCATCAACCTGCAACGCTTTGCCTCCACGGGCTTCCTCACGGCTTTTTCGGGTGCTCGGCAGCGCATTGGTTTTGATAAGAACCCGCTGAGTTTTTTGTTTACGCACCGGCTGCCCCACGGCTTTGCGCCAGGGGTGCACGAGGTGAGCCGCAACCTTAGCCTGCTCGAGCCGGGCATACCGGCTCCGCTTACCCGCCCCCGCCTCTACCCCACCGCCGCCGACGAGGCCGCCGCCGCGACCTACTCCGAGGCGGGCCCGTACATCTGCATTGCCCCTACCTCGGTATGGTTTACCAAGCAGTTTCCGCGGGAGCAATGGGCTAAGCTGCTGCGGGCCTTGCCCGCGCACTACACCGTGTACTTGCTAGGTGGCCCGCCCGATGCAGCCGAGTGCCAGGACTTGCTCGAAAAAGCCGGACGGCCCCGGGTAATAAACCTGGCGGGCAAGCTGTCGTTGCTGGCTTCGGCGGCCCTGATGCGCGGCGCCGTGCTCAACTACGTCAACGATTCGGCCCCGCAGCACTTGGCCTCGGCCGTGGATGCGCCTACCTGCGCCGTATTCTGCTCCACGGTACCGTATTTCGGCTTCGGCCCGCTTAGCTCCTTTGCCCGCGTGGTGGAAATTGCCGAGGAGCTGGAGTGTAAACCCTGCGGCCTGCACGGCTACCGCAAGTGCCCACTAGGCCATTTCCGGTGCGCCCACGGCATCGAAACCCAACAGCTCCTAGGTGTGCTGGCCGAAGCCGAGGCGTGGGCAGCGCCGGTGGCAGCGGCACGCTAA
- a CDS encoding aminopeptidase P N-terminal domain-containing protein, which yields MRYGSISPELFVHNRRNFERQLLPGSLAIFHSNDIMPTNADGTMAFRQNNDLFYLSGVDQEESILVIFPDAKLPQYREILFLKETSEHILVWEGYKLTKEQAREQSGIKTIMWLDSFKQVLHALMNEAEHVYLNTNEHIRSVVEVQTRDARFIREIREQYPLHNYKRAAPIMHQLRAIKSQEEIRLMRRACEITGNAFRRLLGFVRPGVMEYEIEAEIFHEFLRSGSRGPAYGSIIASGANACILHYVSNDRECHDGDVLLLDFGAEYANYAADLSRSIPVNGKFTERQRQVYDAVLRVMKFAKSQLVAGNNIEDYHAAVGRTMEQELIGLGLLSQGDVNNQDPAAPLYKKYFMHGTSHYLGLDVHDVGAKYRTFEPGMVYTVEPGIYIREEGLGIRLENDVVITRSQCEDLMADIPLEADDIERLMAQR from the coding sequence ATGCGCTACGGCTCAATCTCCCCCGAACTCTTCGTCCACAACCGCCGCAACTTCGAGCGGCAACTGCTGCCCGGCTCGTTGGCCATATTCCACTCCAACGACATCATGCCTACCAACGCCGATGGCACCATGGCGTTCCGGCAAAACAACGACCTGTTCTACCTTTCGGGCGTCGATCAGGAAGAAAGCATCCTGGTCATCTTCCCCGATGCCAAGCTGCCGCAGTACCGCGAAATCCTGTTTCTGAAGGAAACCAGCGAGCATATTCTGGTGTGGGAAGGCTACAAGCTCACCAAAGAGCAAGCGCGCGAGCAGTCGGGCATCAAAACCATCATGTGGCTCGACTCTTTCAAGCAGGTGCTGCACGCCCTGATGAACGAGGCCGAGCACGTGTACCTGAACACGAACGAGCACATCCGCTCGGTGGTGGAGGTGCAAACCCGCGACGCCCGCTTTATCCGCGAAATCCGGGAGCAGTACCCGCTGCACAACTACAAGCGCGCCGCGCCCATTATGCACCAGCTGCGCGCCATCAAGAGCCAGGAGGAAATCCGGCTGATGCGCCGCGCCTGCGAAATCACGGGCAACGCGTTCCGCCGCTTGCTGGGCTTTGTGCGGCCCGGCGTGATGGAGTACGAAATCGAAGCCGAAATCTTCCACGAGTTCCTGCGCAGCGGCTCGCGCGGCCCCGCCTACGGCAGCATCATCGCCTCGGGCGCCAACGCCTGCATTCTGCACTACGTGAGCAACGACCGCGAATGCCACGACGGCGACGTGCTGCTGCTCGACTTCGGCGCGGAGTACGCCAACTACGCCGCCGACCTTTCGCGCTCCATCCCCGTGAACGGCAAGTTTACCGAGCGCCAGCGCCAAGTGTACGACGCGGTGCTGCGCGTGATGAAGTTTGCCAAATCGCAGCTGGTGGCCGGCAACAACATCGAGGATTACCACGCCGCCGTGGGCCGTACCATGGAGCAGGAGCTCATTGGCCTGGGCTTGCTCAGCCAAGGCGACGTGAACAACCAAGACCCCGCCGCGCCGCTGTACAAGAAGTACTTTATGCACGGCACCTCGCACTACCTAGGACTTGATGTGCACGATGTGGGCGCCAAGTACCGCACCTTCGAGCCGGGCATGGTGTACACCGTGGAGCCGGGCATCTACATCCGCGAGGAGGGCCTGGGTATCCGCCTCGAAAACGACGTGGTAATTACCCGCTCGCAGTGCGAAGACCTAATGGCCGACATTCCGCTGGAGGCCGACGACATCGAGCGCCTGATGGCCCAACGCTAG